A single Parabacteroides timonensis DNA region contains:
- a CDS encoding sodium:solute symporter family protein — MKLQPIDIFIIALYLVAMIVIGLVLKKKASKNMDSYFLGGKTLPFYMLGLSNASGQFDISGTMWMVTLAFIYGVKSAWVPWLWPVFNQIFLMVYLSVWLRRSNVLTGAEWIQTRFGKNRGSNLSHTIVVIYALIGVLGFLSYGFIGVGKFMEIFFPWDFVSQYVPFNIPAEYVPHAYGIFFTAIATIYVMLGGMLSIVWTDVVQFAIMTVAGITIAVIAMMKVSPETIASIVPAGWDSLVPGWTLDMKWTDIFSDVNEKIMNDQYGLFGIFIMMMLFKGVFNSMAGPAPNYDMQKILSCRNGKEAALMSGSVPVILLIPRYLMIMGFTILALAFFKDLDLTTKTGAIDFELILPNAINQFVPVGVCGLLLAGLLAAFMSTFASTANAAPAYIVNDIYKKYINPNASNKTMIRASYIVTVGVVVVSVVIGFFVESVNSVLQWITSALYGGYIAANLLKWHWWRFNGNGYFWGMITGILAAMVCPFIFDGYTMVDGHFVERVGEYANNAPMLPLFYFPVLLVVSLIGCIVGTYSAPPVDDETLERFYITVRPWGYWKPVYNKVVAKYPQVKANKNFKRDMFNVAIGIIWQMCLTIIPMYIVIREGMPLLTSVLILAITTLVLKKNWYDKMSKDEVEYNALMKELNLDEKR; from the coding sequence ATGAAATTGCAACCTATCGACATTTTCATCATTGCACTCTATCTGGTGGCGATGATCGTCATCGGTCTTGTACTGAAGAAAAAGGCGTCGAAAAACATGGACTCCTACTTTTTAGGAGGAAAAACATTACCTTTTTATATGTTAGGCTTGTCTAACGCATCCGGCCAGTTCGATATCTCGGGCACTATGTGGATGGTTACACTAGCCTTTATTTATGGAGTAAAAAGTGCCTGGGTTCCCTGGCTGTGGCCCGTATTTAACCAAATCTTCCTGATGGTTTATCTTTCTGTCTGGCTGAGAAGGTCGAATGTATTGACCGGAGCCGAATGGATACAGACACGCTTCGGAAAGAACCGGGGCTCCAATTTGTCGCATACAATTGTCGTTATCTATGCCCTGATCGGTGTACTGGGCTTCCTGAGTTACGGCTTTATCGGAGTAGGTAAGTTTATGGAGATATTCTTCCCCTGGGATTTTGTTTCCCAGTATGTTCCGTTCAATATTCCGGCCGAATATGTGCCGCATGCTTATGGTATATTCTTTACCGCTATTGCTACTATTTATGTGATGTTGGGCGGTATGTTGAGTATTGTGTGGACGGATGTGGTCCAGTTTGCTATTATGACGGTGGCAGGTATAACCATAGCCGTTATTGCTATGATGAAAGTAAGTCCGGAAACGATAGCCTCTATTGTGCCTGCCGGTTGGGATAGCCTGGTGCCCGGATGGACACTCGATATGAAATGGACGGATATATTCAGTGACGTCAACGAAAAGATCATGAACGACCAGTACGGTTTGTTCGGTATCTTTATTATGATGATGCTCTTTAAAGGTGTATTCAATAGTATGGCTGGTCCTGCGCCGAACTACGATATGCAGAAGATCCTTTCCTGCCGTAACGGTAAGGAAGCTGCCCTGATGAGTGGTTCCGTTCCTGTGATCCTATTAATACCGCGTTATCTGATGATCATGGGCTTTACGATCCTTGCCTTGGCCTTCTTTAAAGACCTGGATCTGACAACAAAAACAGGAGCGATCGACTTCGAGCTGATCCTTCCGAATGCGATCAACCAGTTCGTGCCTGTCGGTGTATGCGGTTTGCTGCTTGCCGGATTGCTTGCGGCGTTTATGTCGACATTCGCTTCTACGGCCAATGCGGCTCCGGCTTATATCGTGAACGATATTTATAAGAAATATATTAATCCGAATGCCAGCAATAAGACGATGATCCGTGCCAGTTACATTGTGACGGTTGGCGTTGTGGTAGTCAGTGTGGTGATCGGGTTCTTCGTAGAGAGTGTAAACTCTGTCCTGCAATGGATCACTTCGGCTCTGTACGGCGGATACATTGCTGCTAACTTATTGAAATGGCATTGGTGGCGTTTCAACGGGAACGGTTATTTCTGGGGAATGATTACCGGTATCCTGGCTGCTATGGTATGCCCGTTTATCTTCGATGGTTACACGATGGTGGATGGACACTTCGTAGAAAGAGTAGGAGAGTATGCCAACAATGCACCGATGTTGCCTTTGTTCTACTTCCCGGTGTTGCTGGTGGTATCGTTGATCGGTTGTATCGTGGGAACTTACTCGGCTCCTCCGGTGGATGACGAAACACTGGAACGCTTCTATATCACCGTACGCCCCTGGGGTTACTGGAAACCGGTTTACAATAAGGTCGTTGCCAAATATCCGCAGGTGAAAGCCAATAAGAACTTTAAACGCGATATGTTCAATGTCGCTATCGGTATCATCTGGCAGATGTGTCTGACCATCATTCCGATGTATATCGTGATCCGCGAAGGAATGCCGCTGCTTACCAGTGTCCTGATCCTGGCTATTACTACCTTGGTCTTGAAGAAGAACTGGTATGACAAGATGAGCAAGGACGAAGTGGAATATAATGCGTTGATGAAAGAGTTGAATCTGGATGAAAAGAGGTAA
- a CDS encoding beta-propeller domain-containing protein, whose translation MKKIFALLCSALFLFAATSCQQKAQKLLLAGSGWNKIVIIDKNTKQIEWEHPIQKGWECNSAVATPDGNILFAYKKGAKLITRDQKELWNIPAPDTCEMQTARVLPDGNYLLAWCGHPAKIMEVSPKGDILSETVYETGIENPHAQFRQVNKNKSGNYLMPLFATSEVREISPAGELVKTTKLEGTPYSTVLLNNGNYMVACGDGHSLMEVNLDKGEVVRKIGANDIDGVSLFFVAQLLPTSNNGLYICNWQGHDPSAKESNNPQLMEIDGNNKVVWSLNDNDTFGMISSISTID comes from the coding sequence ATGAAAAAAATATTCGCTTTACTGTGCTCCGCTCTTTTCTTGTTTGCAGCAACATCCTGCCAGCAAAAAGCTCAGAAGTTATTACTGGCCGGCTCGGGTTGGAATAAGATCGTTATTATCGACAAGAATACAAAACAGATCGAATGGGAACATCCCATACAAAAAGGTTGGGAGTGTAACTCGGCTGTGGCTACTCCGGACGGTAACATCCTGTTTGCTTATAAAAAAGGAGCAAAACTGATCACCCGCGATCAAAAAGAATTATGGAACATTCCGGCTCCGGATACTTGCGAAATGCAGACTGCACGTGTGTTGCCTGATGGTAACTATCTGTTGGCATGGTGTGGACATCCGGCTAAGATCATGGAAGTAAGCCCGAAGGGCGATATCCTTTCGGAAACGGTATATGAAACAGGTATCGAGAACCCGCATGCCCAGTTCCGCCAGGTGAACAAGAACAAGTCAGGTAACTACCTGATGCCTCTTTTCGCTACTTCTGAAGTACGTGAAATCTCTCCGGCCGGCGAACTGGTTAAAACAACCAAACTGGAAGGTACCCCGTATAGCACTGTATTGCTGAACAATGGTAACTACATGGTTGCTTGTGGCGACGGACATTCTTTGATGGAAGTAAACCTGGACAAAGGCGAAGTGGTTCGTAAGATCGGTGCAAACGATATCGACGGTGTTTCTTTGTTCTTCGTTGCTCAGTTGCTGCCCACATCTAACAACGGTCTGTATATCTGTAACTGGCAGGGACATGATCCGAGTGCTAAAGAATCGAACAATCCGCAATTAATGGAAATCGACGGTAACAACAAGGTTGTCTGGAGCCTGAATGACAATGATACATTCGGTATGATTTCTTCAATCAGTACAATCGATTAA
- the lsrF gene encoding 3-hydroxy-5-phosphonooxypentane-2,4-dione thiolase: MADLDDLREGSNFGLGVDSQKQSFHVKGAENLPWGMKDRLSRIFNPKTGKAVMLAFDHGFIMGPTSGLERIDLNIVPLVEYADCIMCTRGILQSTIPTTTNKPICLRSDAGTSILTELNDNVVIDIEDAIRMNVSAMAVMLAIGDEAHEAKTIANLFAAVDKGSRYGIPVMGVTAVGKQMARDARYFGLASRICAENGANIVKTYYCDGFEKVVAACPVPVVIAGGKKLPELEALDLCYKAINDGAAGVDMGRNVFQSENPVAMIQAVHAVVHQGLTPQQGFELFQDLSK, encoded by the coding sequence ATGGCAGATTTAGACGATTTGAGAGAAGGCAGTAACTTTGGGTTAGGTGTTGACTCTCAAAAACAAAGTTTCCATGTAAAGGGTGCTGAAAACCTTCCCTGGGGTATGAAAGATCGTTTGTCACGTATTTTCAACCCGAAAACAGGCAAAGCCGTTATGTTGGCTTTCGATCATGGTTTCATTATGGGCCCGACTTCCGGTCTGGAGCGTATCGACCTGAATATCGTACCGCTGGTAGAATATGCAGACTGTATCATGTGTACACGCGGTATCCTTCAGTCTACTATCCCGACAACTACAAATAAACCGATCTGTTTGCGTTCGGATGCCGGTACATCTATCCTGACAGAACTCAACGATAACGTAGTGATCGATATCGAAGACGCTATCCGTATGAACGTTTCAGCTATGGCTGTGATGTTGGCTATCGGCGACGAAGCACACGAAGCGAAAACGATCGCCAACTTGTTTGCTGCCGTAGATAAAGGATCTCGTTATGGTATCCCTGTAATGGGTGTGACTGCTGTTGGTAAACAAATGGCTCGCGATGCCCGCTACTTCGGTCTGGCTTCACGTATCTGTGCTGAAAACGGTGCAAACATCGTGAAGACTTACTATTGTGACGGTTTCGAAAAGGTAGTTGCTGCTTGTCCGGTTCCTGTGGTTATCGCAGGCGGTAAGAAGTTGCCTGAACTGGAAGCATTGGATCTGTGTTATAAAGCAATCAACGACGGTGCTGCCGGTGTCGATATGGGACGTAACGTATTCCAGTCTGAAAATCCGGTTGCTATGATCCAGGCTGTTCATGCAGTGGTTCATCAGGGATTGACTCCTCAGCAAGGATTTGAATTGTTCCAGGATTTATCAAAATAA
- a CDS encoding DAK2 domain-containing protein, whose protein sequence is MKQLTIEGFRAMLNNALKHIKAREYEFSKLDAVIGDGDHGQAIVTAFSVVVKASEKGTEFKSMLNDMGFGVMLETSGSTSTLLGAFFLGMSDNAAGTELDAAAVKKMFAGGLANVQKQTQAKKGDKTMMDALIPAIEAIEASSSDDIKEIMTAGAEAALRGAEQTVNMKANFGRARNYGERSIGYADSGATSWSCMFASFAEAL, encoded by the coding sequence ATGAAACAATTGACAATCGAGGGCTTCCGTGCTATGCTGAATAACGCCTTAAAGCATATCAAAGCCCGTGAATACGAATTCTCTAAATTGGATGCGGTAATTGGTGACGGTGATCACGGACAAGCTATCGTAACTGCTTTCTCCGTAGTCGTTAAGGCTTCGGAAAAAGGTACGGAATTCAAATCTATGCTGAATGATATGGGATTTGGCGTAATGCTTGAAACAAGCGGATCGACAAGTACTTTGTTAGGCGCATTTTTCCTGGGTATGAGCGACAACGCTGCCGGAACCGAACTGGATGCGGCTGCTGTTAAGAAGATGTTCGCCGGAGGTCTTGCAAACGTGCAGAAACAGACACAGGCTAAGAAGGGTGATAAAACCATGATGGACGCCCTGATCCCGGCTATCGAAGCGATCGAAGCATCTTCTTCCGACGATATCAAGGAAATTATGACGGCGGGTGCTGAAGCAGCCCTGCGTGGTGCTGAACAAACCGTAAACATGAAAGCTAACTTCGGACGTGCCCGTAACTACGGCGAACGTTCTATCGGTTATGCCGATAGCGGTGCTACCTCCTGGAGCTGTATGTTCGCTTCTTTCGCAGAAGCATTATAA